The Pongo pygmaeus isolate AG05252 chromosome 11, NHGRI_mPonPyg2-v2.0_pri, whole genome shotgun sequence genome includes a region encoding these proteins:
- the CASP10 gene encoding caspase-10 isoform X3, translating to MLAMKSQGQHWCSSSDKNCKVSFREKLLIIDSNLGVQDVENLKFLCVGLVPNKKLEKSSSASDVFEHLLAEDLLSEEDPFFLAELLYIIRQKKLLQHLNYTKEEVEGLLPTRQRVSLFRNLLYELSEGIDSENLKDMIFLLKDSLPKTEMTSLSFLAFLEKQGKIDEDNLTCLEDLCKTVVPKLLRNIEKYKREKAVQIVTPPIDKEAESYQGEEELVSQTDVKTFLEALPGIEAVLGILLHYMDIPQLFQPLPIGGH from the exons AT GCTGGCCATGAAATCTCAAGGTCAACATTGGTGTTCCAgttcagataaaaactgtaaaGTGAGCTTTCGTGAGAAGCTTCTGATTATTGATTCAAACCTGGGGGTCCAAGATGTGGAGAACCTCAAGTTTCTCTGCGTAGGATTGGTCCCCAACAAGAAGCTGGAGAAGTCCAGCTCAGCCTCGGATGTTTTTGAACATCTCTTGGCAGAGGATCTGCTGAGTGAGGAAGACCCTTTCTTCCTGGCGGAACTCCTCTATATAATACGGCAGAAGAAGCTGCTGCAGCACCTCAACTATACCAAAGAGGAAGTGGAGGGACTGCTGCCCACCCGACAAAGGGTCTCTCTGTTTAG AAACCTGCTCTACGAACTGTCAGAAGGCATTGACTCAGAGAACTTAAAGGACATGATCTTCCTTCTGAAAGACTCGCTTCCCAAAACCGAAATG ACCTCCCTAAGTTTCCTGGCATTTCTAGAGAAACAAGGTAAAATAGATGAAGATAATCTGACATGCCTGGAGGACCTCTGCAAAACGGTTGTACCTAAACTTTTGAGAAAcatagagaaatacaaaagagagaaag cTGTCCAGATAGTGACACCTCCTATAGACAAGGAAGCCGAGTCGTATCAAGGAGAGGAAGAACTAGTTTCCCAAACAGACGTTAAGACATTCTTGGAAGCCTTACCG GGTATAGAGGCTGTCCTTGGCATCTTACTCCACTATATGGACATACCACAGCTTTTTCAACCACTTCCTATTGGTGGACATTAG